In Dyadobacter sp. NIV53, a single window of DNA contains:
- a CDS encoding T9SS type A sorting domain-containing protein, with protein sequence MLLLLPLKIRIPAFLLPCALLLLLTTFSNVCNAQDAKTPRAVKSNWQANLKRIFLFTDIKEENDSRFDYTAEGKFSIRSTASNKVIFSGENLNKKEDNAVTITNHSIFVVDPAGRTQATEEDSVVEVKREINELPKEFSVFPNPIDNTQREITVSLGSFEDGAEIQMSLYDGQGRVLNQQSFTPRENQQSVAIPKLSSGMYFIKINENNKQYSKKLLVK encoded by the coding sequence ATGTTACTTCTACTTCCACTTAAGATTAGAATACCGGCATTTTTATTGCCGTGCGCCTTACTCCTGCTACTAACCACTTTTTCAAATGTTTGTAATGCCCAGGATGCGAAAACGCCGCGCGCTGTTAAATCAAACTGGCAGGCGAATCTGAAAAGAATATTTTTGTTCACAGATATAAAAGAAGAAAATGATAGTCGTTTTGACTACACCGCCGAAGGTAAATTTTCGATCCGTAGTACGGCAAGCAACAAAGTGATATTTTCTGGTGAAAATCTGAACAAAAAGGAAGATAACGCTGTGACAATTACCAACCATTCAATTTTCGTAGTTGATCCGGCTGGCAGAACCCAAGCTACCGAAGAAGATAGCGTGGTTGAAGTGAAACGGGAAATCAATGAACTTCCAAAGGAATTTTCAGTATTTCCTAACCCGATTGATAATACACAAAGGGAAATTACGGTAAGCCTTGGCAGCTTCGAAGATGGAGCAGAAATTCAAATGTCCTTATATGACGGACAAGGAAGGGTACTGAACCAGCAAAGTTTTACTCCGCGGGAAAATCAGCAGTCGGTTGCTATTCCAAAATTGTCCAGCGGAATGTATTTCATTAAAATCAATGAAAATAATAAGCAGTATTCAAAAAAATTACTTGTGAAATAA